The following are encoded together in the Kingella negevensis genome:
- a CDS encoding transporter substrate-binding domain-containing protein has product MKFVSQELPVSRGSNLVCAVKKGNKELLDKINAGLANVKKSGEYETILKKWNQAVPSDVSIASAPAVK; this is encoded by the coding sequence GTGAAATTTGTTTCTCAAGAATTGCCTGTAAGCCGTGGGTCTAACTTGGTTTGTGCGGTAAAAAAGGGGAATAAGGAATTGTTGGATAAAATCAATGCGGGTTTGGCGAATGTGAAAAAATCGGGTGAGTATGAGACGATTTTGAAGAAATGGAACCAAGCAGTTCCAAGTGATGTGAGTATTGCGAGTGCGCCTGCTGTGAAATAA
- a CDS encoding glycosyltransferase family 52 — MKNLFICLTPLQALIAQALIRQTAPIPADLLMVCYPEADNAKFHHYYQQTAAQCQHSSYQIMPNGRFQREFALPKLLKNLEKSYQTIYAASIDNPIVQYPLSHLNFQVLETFDDGTGNLYPNSILYQNPPHSLKRKIINQIQGIHYQTQDLRQLSRQHHTLYPNQPNIVSPTIPVQLWQMQPENQTPFSGCQNTQKILLGQPLFPEAEQNITLAQHIAQKYQIPQYFPHPRENYSVDNMEYIDTPLIFEDYLLQQIQKQPETQFHIYHLASTAALNVSHFLRVQIHTIQPNNALFKQQNFTTLYQIMNNMGLHIENLTD, encoded by the coding sequence ATGAAAAACCTCTTTATCTGCCTCACCCCATTACAAGCCCTTATCGCCCAAGCCCTCATTCGCCAAACCGCCCCTATTCCAGCTGATTTGCTCATGGTCTGCTATCCCGAAGCCGACAACGCCAAATTCCACCATTACTACCAGCAAACCGCCGCTCAATGCCAGCATAGCAGCTACCAAATCATGCCCAACGGCAGATTTCAGCGCGAGTTCGCCCTGCCCAAACTGCTGAAAAACCTAGAAAAATCCTACCAAACCATTTACGCCGCCAGCATCGACAACCCCATTGTCCAATACCCACTCAGCCACCTAAACTTCCAAGTCCTCGAAACCTTCGATGACGGCACAGGCAACCTCTACCCCAACAGCATTCTCTACCAAAACCCACCACACAGCCTGAAACGCAAAATCATCAACCAAATCCAAGGCATACACTACCAAACCCAAGATTTGCGCCAACTCAGCCGCCAACACCACACCCTTTATCCCAACCAGCCAAATATTGTCAGCCCCACAATCCCCGTACAACTCTGGCAAATGCAGCCTGAAAACCAAACTCCGTTTTCAGGCTGCCAAAACACACAAAAAATTCTGCTCGGTCAACCTCTATTTCCCGAAGCAGAACAAAACATCACCCTTGCGCAACACATTGCCCAAAAATACCAAATCCCCCAATATTTCCCCCACCCCCGAGAAAATTACAGCGTGGACAATATGGAATACATCGACACCCCTCTCATTTTTGAAGACTATTTACTACAACAAATCCAAAAGCAGCCTGAAACCCAATTTCACATATATCATCTAGCCAGCACCGCCGCGCTGAATGTGAGCCATTTTCTGCGCGTGCAAATTCACACAATCCAACCCAATAACGCTCTTTTCAAGCAACAAAATTTCACCACTTTGTATCAAATCATGAACAACATGGGCTTGCACATTGAAAATTTAACTGATTAA
- a CDS encoding ABC transporter ATP-binding protein, with the protein MTLHFQHGKIISGSRTILDVPEIQFPDHQISTIIGANGAGKSTLLKQILQSKHTQWRGQPFQAALKCGKCAWVGQHESFQLPMTLLEYVLMACYPKLAWHQQPNRADKEHAAHWLQQFELDHLINKRIDTLSGGEKQRAAIVRALLQNAEILLLDEPTNHLDIRHQHVLMQQLRALNEPKPTIIMVLHDLNLAAHYSDFVALMKDGKVVTHGETSEVMQAQTLSQLYDWQIIGDVQTGFQAAYTAQKAA; encoded by the coding sequence ATGACCCTACATTTTCAACACGGCAAAATTATTTCAGGCAGCCGCACCATTTTAGACGTGCCCGAAATCCAGTTCCCAGACCACCAAATCAGCACCATCATCGGCGCAAACGGCGCAGGCAAATCCACCCTGCTCAAACAAATTTTGCAATCTAAACACACCCAATGGCGCGGCCAACCTTTTCAGGCTGCCTTAAAATGCGGCAAATGCGCGTGGGTTGGGCAACACGAAAGTTTCCAGCTCCCCATGACACTGCTCGAATACGTCCTCATGGCGTGTTATCCCAAACTCGCATGGCATCAGCAGCCCAATCGCGCAGACAAAGAACACGCCGCCCACTGGCTGCAACAATTTGAGCTAGACCACCTGATAAACAAGCGCATCGACACCCTATCAGGCGGCGAAAAACAACGCGCCGCCATCGTCCGCGCCCTGTTACAAAATGCTGAAATTCTGCTGCTGGACGAACCTACCAATCACCTCGATATTCGTCATCAGCACGTTCTCATGCAGCAACTACGCGCCCTGAACGAACCCAAACCGACCATCATCATGGTGTTGCACGATTTGAACCTTGCCGCCCATTACAGTGATTTTGTCGCCCTGATGAAAGATGGCAAAGTCGTCACCCACGGAGAAACCAGCGAAGTGATGCAAGCGCAAACCCTCAGTCAGCTTTATGATTGGCAAATCATTGGCGACGTGCAAACAGGTTTTCAGGCTGCTTATACAGCACAGAAAGCAGCCTGA
- a CDS encoding FecCD family ABC transporter permease: MFTKYILPILAIGLLALFCLGIGEGTWQNPFTIDDVMREIRLPRIIVSLLVGAALSASGAALQALFENPLADPSLIGTSGGAAIGVVVVIAMGWGSIGVPLAAFLGAFGVCMLILLVHRWIGGGKYGLLVLGFVLSALCSSLVSLILFMSDDMALRSAMTWLAGSFSEAGFISLSYAASIMLIGWLILLAIGRQLDCLLLGDEAAQTMGISIAKTRTLTIIGAAMMTGAAVSLGGIIGFVGMMVPNVLARVIGGGRSRLIALAALWGAVFVLIADTFSRWIIYPIDLPVGIVISILGGPFFLWLIMDKRDKA; the protein is encoded by the coding sequence ATGTTCACAAAATACATTCTTCCCATTCTCGCCATTGGATTACTCGCTCTCTTCTGCCTCGGCATCGGCGAAGGCACATGGCAAAACCCCTTCACCATCGACGACGTGATGCGCGAAATCCGCCTACCACGCATCATCGTTTCCCTACTCGTCGGCGCAGCCCTATCCGCAAGCGGTGCCGCCCTGCAAGCCCTGTTTGAAAACCCACTCGCCGACCCAAGCCTCATCGGTACATCAGGCGGCGCAGCGATTGGCGTTGTCGTCGTGATTGCGATGGGCTGGGGCAGCATCGGCGTACCGCTTGCCGCCTTTTTGGGCGCGTTTGGCGTGTGCATGCTGATTTTGCTTGTTCATCGCTGGATAGGCGGCGGCAAATACGGCTTGCTCGTTTTAGGCTTCGTACTCAGCGCACTCTGCAGCTCGCTCGTTAGCCTCATTTTATTTATGTCAGACGACATGGCACTTCGCAGCGCAATGACTTGGCTCGCAGGCAGTTTTTCCGAAGCAGGATTCATCTCGCTTAGTTACGCCGCCAGCATTATGCTCATCGGCTGGCTGATTTTATTAGCCATCGGTAGACAGCTAGACTGCTTACTTTTGGGCGACGAAGCCGCACAAACCATGGGCATCAGCATCGCCAAAACACGCACCCTCACCATTATCGGCGCAGCCATGATGACAGGCGCTGCCGTATCACTCGGCGGCATTATCGGCTTTGTTGGCATGATGGTGCCCAACGTATTAGCCCGCGTGATTGGCGGCGGACGCAGCCGTTTAATCGCCCTAGCCGCCTTATGGGGCGCAGTGTTCGTGCTGATTGCCGACACGTTTTCACGCTGGATTATCTATCCAATAGACCTTCCCGTTGGCATCGTCATTTCCATACTCGGCGGACCATTTTTCCTATGGCTCATCATGGACAAAAGAGACAAAGCATGA
- a CDS encoding heme/hemin ABC transporter substrate-binding protein, producing MKKTALLLALLASNAFAQRIVVLTPDTAEIVAKLGAANEVVGIHEYNHLPEYTQTPTIGFFRTLSPEPIVSKKPDLVLGSFVATPNTIFQNLKQSGVRAENVNPTETLAEYTASINRIGALIGKQAQASELTKQFQAAIKQQPATGKRYLLSYDGRYVSGRGTVGDTLIKLAGGINAADSVQGLKPLSREAWLAAKPDVIIIAKHNEAMLGGASKLAARPELSGSPAAKNGKIVFWTGDHFLRYSLHTPESIKQLNQLAK from the coding sequence ATGAAAAAAACCGCCCTACTATTAGCCCTTCTCGCCAGCAACGCCTTCGCGCAACGCATCGTTGTCCTCACCCCCGACACCGCCGAAATTGTCGCCAAACTTGGTGCAGCGAATGAAGTGGTCGGGATTCACGAATACAACCACCTGCCCGAATACACCCAAACGCCCACCATCGGCTTTTTCCGCACTCTATCGCCCGAACCCATTGTGTCCAAAAAACCCGATTTGGTGCTCGGCAGCTTTGTCGCCACACCCAACACCATTTTCCAAAACCTGAAACAAAGCGGCGTGCGTGCAGAAAACGTCAATCCCACCGAAACCCTCGCCGAATACACTGCCAGCATTAACCGCATTGGTGCACTGATTGGCAAACAAGCCCAAGCCAGCGAATTGACCAAACAGTTTCAGGCTGCCATCAAACAACAACCAGCCACAGGCAAACGCTATCTGCTGAGCTATGACGGGCGATACGTTTCAGGTCGCGGCACGGTGGGCGACACGCTGATTAAGTTAGCAGGTGGCATCAACGCCGCCGATTCCGTGCAAGGCTTGAAACCGCTCTCGCGCGAAGCGTGGCTTGCCGCCAAACCCGATGTCATTATCATCGCCAAACACAACGAAGCCATGCTAGGCGGTGCAAGCAAATTAGCTGCGCGTCCCGAGCTTTCAGGCAGCCCTGCCGCCAAAAATGGCAAAATCGTTTTTTGGACGGGCGACCACTTTTTGCGTTATAGCTTGCATACGCCTGAAAGCATTAAGCAGTTGAATCAGTTGGCGAAATAA
- a CDS encoding ChuX/HutX family heme-like substrate-binding protein, giving the protein MTPNTLIETQEQSIIQAVKQAQLTEGQYLAQHPNSQYLGSEINAFLLSLEALGNLTSTVRNPIAYSQKTGIYHNLDLSPMMGTAINLGGLDLRLFLRRWKHIIAHQQNDCYSFQFFDTYGNAIEKVYLTQPEQIPAWQQLCQQFTQSTTPEWETQPENPATPLNTLTPETIAAYQQEWQTLQNVHHFRVVLSQFGIDRLQGLQYAPQNDAMRLPIAALEAIITQCAQRKITLLTFVNNNGIVQIQTGKVHHITRQDNGLHMQDQQEEQFTCHIQDQSISQFWFVRRPGSNGIVHSFEAYNDQRELVLQLFGRQADAESEPADWQQLVQDILTQFQAA; this is encoded by the coding sequence ATGACCCCAAACACCCTAATCGAAACCCAAGAACAATCCATTATTCAGGCAGTCAAACAAGCGCAACTGACAGAAGGACAATACCTCGCCCAACACCCGAACAGCCAATATCTCGGCAGCGAAATCAACGCCTTTTTGCTCAGCTTAGAAGCACTCGGCAACCTAACCAGCACCGTTCGCAACCCCATCGCCTACAGCCAAAAAACAGGCATTTATCACAACCTAGACCTGTCTCCCATGATGGGCACCGCCATCAATTTAGGCGGACTCGACTTGCGCCTATTTTTGCGCCGCTGGAAACACATCATCGCCCACCAACAAAACGATTGCTACAGCTTCCAATTTTTCGACACATACGGCAACGCCATCGAAAAAGTCTATCTCACGCAGCCTGAACAAATCCCAGCATGGCAGCAACTGTGTCAGCAATTTACCCAAAGCACCACGCCCGAATGGGAAACGCAGCCTGAAAACCCAGCCACCCCACTCAACACACTCACCCCCGAAACCATCGCTGCCTATCAGCAAGAATGGCAAACCCTGCAAAACGTCCACCACTTTCGCGTTGTGCTGTCTCAGTTTGGCATCGACCGCCTGCAAGGTTTGCAATACGCCCCACAAAACGATGCCATGCGCCTACCCATTGCCGCATTAGAAGCCATCATCACCCAATGCGCACAACGCAAAATCACCCTGCTGACTTTTGTGAACAACAACGGCATTGTGCAAATTCAAACAGGCAAAGTGCACCACATCACACGCCAAGACAACGGCTTACACATGCAAGACCAGCAAGAAGAACAGTTCACCTGCCACATACAAGACCAAAGCATCAGCCAATTTTGGTTTGTCCGCCGACCAGGCAGCAACGGCATAGTGCACAGCTTTGAAGCCTACAACGACCAACGCGAATTAGTTTTGCAATTATTTGGCAGACAAGCAGACGCAGAAAGCGAACCAGCTGATTGGCAACAGCTTGTTCAAGATATTTTGACTCAATTTCAGGCAGCCTGA
- a CDS encoding ChaN family lipoprotein encodes MKTPFLIIIALALPLAHAEPTGTIYQTATGQTLTPVQLAEQLKQADIVLIGEEHDNPQHHAAQQWLLEHTNRHTGSTILEMLAPEQQQPINEVQTWFHQGGKSGMRSLAGKINWNMAWDWSQYQNVMHTLLTQTPAIVSGSPSRSELAANQNFAPQGKFASQAKVQTALSQIISNHHGGGNMVAMQQYKDFRMAQALLQSPKPAWLIAGNIHASKQLGVPLFLQDAGFSGSLKVLLLSSKDNEIDKQHADYIWLF; translated from the coding sequence ATGAAAACCCCATTCCTAATCATCATCGCCCTAGCCCTACCGCTCGCACACGCCGAGCCAACAGGCACAATCTACCAAACCGCCACAGGGCAAACCCTCACACCCGTTCAGCTTGCCGAGCAACTCAAGCAAGCTGACATCGTGCTGATTGGCGAAGAGCACGACAACCCCCAACACCACGCCGCCCAGCAATGGCTGCTGGAACACACCAACCGCCACACAGGCAGCACCATTTTGGAAATGCTCGCGCCCGAACAGCAGCAGCCCATCAACGAAGTGCAAACGTGGTTTCATCAAGGCGGTAAAAGCGGCATGCGTTCGCTCGCAGGCAAAATCAACTGGAACATGGCTTGGGATTGGTCGCAATATCAAAACGTGATGCACACGCTACTCACTCAAACACCAGCCATCGTTTCAGGCAGCCCCAGCCGCAGCGAACTAGCCGCCAACCAAAATTTCGCGCCGCAAGGCAAATTTGCCAGCCAAGCCAAAGTGCAAACTGCGTTGTCGCAAATCATCAGCAATCATCACGGCGGCGGCAACATGGTCGCTATGCAGCAATACAAAGACTTCCGCATGGCTCAAGCCCTGTTGCAATCGCCTAAACCAGCGTGGCTGATTGCAGGCAATATTCACGCATCCAAGCAACTGGGCGTTCCCCTGTTTTTGCAAGATGCAGGATTTTCAGGCAGCCTGAAAGTGCTGTTGCTCAGCAGCAAAGACAACGAAATCGACAAACAACACGCTGATTATATTTGGCTATTTTAA